The Lycium barbarum isolate Lr01 chromosome 9, ASM1917538v2, whole genome shotgun sequence genome has a segment encoding these proteins:
- the LOC132608880 gene encoding uncharacterized protein LOC132608880, with protein MGSLSAIQEPLPYPVVRRDESVIDNYHGVNIPDPYRWLEDPDSEETKEFVEKQVNLTDSLLKICETRENLREKITKLYDFPKYEVPFRAGDKYFYFHNTGLQPQKVLYVQDSLDGEPEVLLDPNTLSEDGIVALSICSISEDAKYLAYGISESGSDWVTIKIMRVDDKSVQSDVVSWVKFSDASWTHDSKGFFYSRYPAPKDGESMDAGTETHANLHHEVYYHRLGTDQSDDILCWKDRENPKCTRSASVTEDGKYVLLYTYENCDPVNQVYYCDLSALLEGIEGYKGKNELLPFIKLVDNFEASYDYVANDGTAFTFRTNKDAPKYKLVRVDLKEPDSWSDIIQEDEKDVLESAVAVNKNQLVVSYLCDVKNVLQLRDLKGGAVLHPLPIDIGTVSGISARRIDCTIFFGFTNFLIPGIIYECNLKAEIPNLKVFRETVVPGFDHTDFQVNQVFVPSKDGVKIPMFIVAGTDISLDGSHPCLLYGYGGFNISITPYFSVGRVVIAKHLDVVFCIANIRGGGEYGEDWHKAGSLSKKQNCFDDFISAAEYLVEAGYTQPKKLCIEGGSNGGLLVGACINQRPDLFGCALAHVGVMDMLRFHKFTIGHAWTSDYGCSEKEEEFQWLIKYSPLHNVKRPWEQSPDQESQYPSTMLLTADHDDRVVPLHSLKLLATMQYVLCTSLDKNPQTNPIIGRIERKAGHGAGRPTQKVIDEAADRYAFMAKVLGASWVE; from the exons ATGGGATCCCTGTCTGCCATCCAAGAGCCTCTGCCCTACCCAGTTGTTCGCCGTGATGAATCTGTTATAGATAACTATCACGGTGTTAACATTCCTGATCCTTATCGATG GCTTGAGGATCCAGACTCAGAGGAGACCAAGGAGTTTGTGGAAAAGCAAGTGAATCTAACCGACTCACTTCTCAAGATTTGTGAGACAAGAGAAAACCTAAGGGAAAAGATCACAAAGTTGTACGATTTTCCAAAATATGAAGTCCCTTTTAGGGCTGGAGATAAATACTTTTACTTCCACAATACAGGACTGCAACCCCAAAAAGTCCTTTATGTACAG GATAGTTTGGACGGAGAACCAGAGGTTTTGCTTGATCCAAACACACTTAGTGAGGACGGTATAGTTGCATTGAGTATTTGTTCCATTAGTGAGGATGCTAAGTACTTGGCATATGGTATTAGTGAGAGCGGTAGTGATTGGGTGACTATCAAAATTATGCGGGTTGATGATAAGAGCGTCCAGTCTGATGTAGTGTCGTGG GTTAAATTTTCTGATGCTAGCTGGACCCATGATAGCAAAGGGTTTTTCTACAGCCGCTATCCAGCGCCCAA AGATGGAGAAAGTATGGATGCTGGGACAGAGACACATGCCAATTTACACCATGAAGTGTATTATCATCGCTTGGGTACTGATCAGTCCGATGATATCTTGTGCTGGAAAGATCGTGAAAATCCAAAGTGTACACGTTCAGCTTCGGTGACAGAAGATGGAAAG TATGTTCTCCTGTATACCTATGAGAACTGTGATCCAGTCAACCAAGTTTATTACTGTGATTTATCTGCACTTCTTGAAGGGATTGAAGGTTATAAAGGGAAAAATGAGCTGCTACCCTTTATCAAGCTTGTTGATAACTTTGAGGCCTCTTATGACTATGTTGCAAATGATGGCACTGCTTTCACTTTTCGGACCAATAAGGATGCTCCCAAGTACAAGTTAGTCAGAGTAGATCTGAAGGAACCTGATTCTTGGTCTGATATCATCCAAGAGGATGAAAAGGATGTCCTTGAATCAGCAGTTGCTGTGAATAAGAATCAACTTGTTGTGAGTTACCTGTGCGACGTGAAAAATGTTTTGCAATTGAGAGATCTGAAAGGGGGAGCAGTGCTTCATCCTTTACCCATTGATATTGGCACAGTCTCTGGAATTTCTGCTCGCCGCATAGACTGCACTATTTTTTTTGGATTTACAAACTTCCTAATCCCTGGAATTATATATGAGTGTAATCTAAAAGCAGAGATTCCAAATCTGAAAGTATTTCGAGAAACTGTTGTCCCAGGCTTTGACCATACTGATTTTCAAGTTAATCAG GTTTTTGTGCCCAGTAAAGACGGTGTCAAGATCCCTATGTTCATAGTGGCTGGAACGGATATTTCCTTGGATGGATCACACCCttgtttattatatggatatGGAGGATTCAATATTAGTATCACTCCGTACTTTTCTGTTGGTCGTGTTGTGATTGCGAAGCATTTAGATGTTGTGTTCTGCATTGCAAATATCCGTGGTGGCGGGGAATATGGAGAAGATTGGCATAAAGCTGGCTCCCTTTCAAAAAAGCAAAATTGCTTTGACGACTTCATTTCTGCTGCTGAGTATCTTGTGGAAGCTGGTTACACTCAGCCAAAAAAGTTGTGTATCGAAGGTGGAAGCAATGGTGGGCTGCTTGTTGGAGCCTGCATCAATCAG AGACCTGATCTCTTTGGCTGTGCTCTTGCACACGTTGGTGTTATGGATATGCTTAGGTTTCACAAATTCACCATAG GTCATGCCTGGACCTCTGATTATGGCTGCTCGGAGAAGGAAGAAGAGTTTCAGTGGCTAATCAA GTACTCACCGCTGCATAATGTCAAAAGGCCATGGGAACAATCTCCCGATCAAGAATCTCAATATCCATCCACTATGCTATTGACAGCAGATCATGACGATCGAGTGGTGCCACTGCACTCTTTGAAATTATTGGCG ACCATGCAATATGTCCTATGCACAAGCTTGGACAAGAATCCCCAGACCAATCCCATCATTGGTAGGATCGAACGCAAGGCTGGTCATGGAGCTGGACGACCGACACAAAAAGTG ATTGATGAAGCCGCAGACAGATATGCCTTCATGGCTAAGGTCTTGGGTGCATCTTGGGTTGAGTAG